In the Helianthus annuus cultivar XRQ/B chromosome 11, HanXRQr2.0-SUNRISE, whole genome shotgun sequence genome, one interval contains:
- the LOC110888181 gene encoding uncharacterized protein LOC110888181 has protein sequence MLNSAGFFFFKFDSRDGLTKVLEGGPWLIRKVPLFMNIWSPKVSLKKDGVKTIPLWVKLHNVPISVYTDDGLSLLASKLGTPKRLDSYTADMCVDNWGRSSYARAMIEVNADSELKDYITLAIPKMDEEGYIMERVKVEYEWKPLRCPTCCLFGHDHSSCSKIIKDKAKQVVVDEEGFVTDRKRMAKHGFPQKKQKAKFVYKPKANKDAPGTSGTKPEVLPNNGSPAVNVANSFQALANDDADANPVAGNTSGNSLAEVKGGINNGTAMHDEVIETVPTEMSAYMSSNLNGSKSEGQALSVPWVSMGSVATWNIRGLNRPLKQNEVRVLIAENQLSVCAILETHVNVNNLHKVCKSVFRRWSWSSNGNLCQRGTRIIMGWNTDDVDLMVLYQSDQVVHTQIRFKAESKVFFCSFVYAENKYQDHRKLWEDLCRHSIVAKKCPWVVLGDFNTALNMEDCLYGPSCHTIGMREFFDCIQMAEIMDITHHGCHYTWNQKPKEGIGILKKIDRVMGNLKFLDLFPNAYAIFQPARISDHSPCVIKLPSINHAKPKPFKFANFLTSKPEFKQFVSTEWAKDVQGYAMFSVVKKMRNLKPCFRKLLHQQGNLHDKVSRLRSDLDELQK, from the coding sequence ATGTTGAACTCGGCTGGTTTCTTTTTTTTCAAGTTCGATTCTAGGGATGGGTTAACAAAGGTTTTGGAAGGAGGTCCTTGGTTGATAAGAAAAGTTCCTCTATTTATGAATATATGGTCCCCAAAGGTTAGCTTGAAGAAGGATGGTGTGAAAACTATTCCCTTGTGGGTTAAACTGCATAACGTCCCAATCTCGGTGTACACGGATGATGGATTAAGCTTGTTGGCCTCGAAATTGGGTACCCCGAAACGGCTTGATTCTTATACGGCTGATATGTGTGTGGATAACTGGGGCAGGAGCAGTTATGCTCGTGCAATGATTGAGGTGAATGCGGATAGTGAACTTAAAGATTATATTACGCTAGCTATTCCTAAAATGGATGAAGAGGGTTATATTATGGAACGAGTAAAAGTTGAATATGAGTGGAAACCGTTACGTTGCCCCACATGTTGCTTATTTGGCCATGACCACTCTTCTTGTAGCAAAATTATCAAGGATAAGGCAAAGCAGGTGGTGGTAGATGAGGAAGGGTTTGTTACTGATCGAAAGAGAATGGCTAAACATGGGTTtccacaaaagaagcaaaaggctAAGTTTGTTTACAAACCAAAGGCTAATAAAGATGCTCCTGGTACATCTGGAACAAAGCCGGAGGTTCTACCTAATAATGGTTCCCCAGCTGTTAACGTGGCTAATTCCTTTCAGGCATTAGCTAATGATGATGCTGATGCCAACCCAGTAGCGGGTAATACTTCGGGTAATAGTTTGGCTGAGGTGAAGGGTGGAATAAATAACGGAACTGCAATGCATGATGAGGTTATAGAGACTGTTCCGACTGAAATGTCGGCATACATGAGTAGCAATCTTAATGGCAGCAAATCTGAGGGGCAAGCACTCTCGGTTCCATGGGTTTCAATGGGTAGTGTCGCAACATGGAATATAAGGGGCTTGAATCGTCCCCTGAAACAAAACGAAGTCCGTGTACTTATTGCTGAAAATCAATTGAGTGTTTGTGCTATTTTAGAGACGCATGTTAATGTCAATAATCTTCATAAAGTTTGCAAGAGTGTGTTTCGTAGGTGGAGCTGGTCTTCTAATGGGAATTTATGTCAGCGAGGCACAAGAATTATTATGGGGTGGAATACGGATGATGTTGATCTTATGGTCCTCTACCAATCTGATCAGGTTGTTCACACGCAAATCCGGTTTAAAGCGGAGTCCAAGGTTTTCTTTTGCTCCTTTGTTTATGCTGAAAATAAGTATCAAGATCATCGGAAGCTTTGGGAGGATTTGTGTAGGCATAGCATTGTTGCTAAAAAGTGTCCTTGGGTGGTGCTTGGGGATTTTAACACAGCCCTTAACATGGAAGATTGCCTTTATGGGCCGTCTTGCCATACTATAGGAATGAGAGAATTCTTTGACTGTATTCAAATGGCGGAGATTATGGATATTACACACCATGGTTGCCATTACACCTGGAACCAGAAGCCTAAAGAGGGTATTGGAATTTTAAAGAAAATTGATCGTGTCATGGGTAATCTTAAGTTCTTGGATTTATTTCCGAATGCTTATGCAATATTCCAGCCGGCTCGTATCTCGGACCACTCTCCGTGTGTTATAAAGCTGCCATCTATTAATCATGCTAAACCAAAGCCTTTTAAGTTTGCAAACTTCCTAACTTCTAAACCAGAATTCAAGCAGTTTGTTTCTACTGAATGGGCTAAGGATGTGCAGGGTTATGCTATGTTTTCAGTGGTCAAGAAAATGAGAAACCTGAAACCTTGCTTTCGTAAACTTTTACATCAGCAAGGTAATCTTCATGATAAGGTTTCTAGGCTTCGTAGTGACCTGGATGAGCTCCAGAAGTAG